In Schizosaccharomyces osmophilus chromosome 2, complete sequence, the following proteins share a genomic window:
- the mvp1 gene encoding sorting nexin Mvp1 — MTDNVFMEPDPWASSSTWGSPIKPLTYEIALGNSSIPSQYKECWEEFQKLDQFLYPNASLYSKIFEIPDHVIAEFLGLIECTNEPLQQRQFFSLLALVAFYQLGVPTTLEQIQKQRNVLPILQRCDLNPSLLHNETEAPLFSNPSTISSTKTISNPLLLSSNSQLQNSPPPFPNFPTTPSPKERNGHSYNYDDIYRRSSSSSSKSNRYVSRPSSSLRERIAEDASHPPRKITYDDFCTTNSPIYLSQPLSNGSLESFPQSLTDSPKNNQSSFSRRYANTIPILNRNELNVDIDLEPSGPFFYRHNNYIISDSRNTREVLRRYSDFYWLHSYLVEKYPWRRVPLLLAKRTASSRNTFLEYRRQGLYDFVNDVAYHPIFSNDEVVQVFFKEPNVYKTWRRENYSFIKESIASFLQDPIDSVPDVSESCKERLLKAGTACGIAINNQVNIIRIFEKAIYTMDHLHDDVNRLQNSFNCLLDSGIYQRVFNSGFAQRESSTMTLVSRHAYNVDTLQHQQSFTLKNSFITNLTRETKMLISLRQLIERMSTPFNTDLTKIKFLISNDENLLREATIHDSTNGRNSATLGSPENRIESNLHKKKQLYADTLRQRFQIDQYLYEEIEYLQNYLTILGNPYIDYCKQRIRYEEEGLNIWQSLRRDFENLYA; from the exons ATGACTGATAATGTCTTTATGGAACCAGATCCATGGGCTTCATCTAGTACTTGGGGATCTCCAATCAAACCACTAACTTATGAGATTGCTCTAG GAAACTCGTCTATTCCGTCTCAGTATAAAGAGTGCTGggaagaatttcaaaaacttgatcaatttctttaccCAAACGCGTCTTTGTActccaaaatttttgagaTTCCAGACCACGTAATTGCAGAATTTCTAGGCTTGATTGAGTGTACGAACGAACCCTTACAACAAAGAcagtttttttctcttttagCACTTGTCGCTTTCTATCAACTTGGAGTTCCCACTACACTGgaacaaattcaaaagcaaagaaatg TTTTACCTATCCTCCAAAGGTGTGACCTAAACCCATCTCTTCTTCACAACGAAACTGAAGCTCCCCTGTTCTCTAATCCTTCTACGATTAGCTCCACAAAAACTATCTCGAACCCTCTCCTCCTCTCTTCAAACTCTCAATTGCAAAACTCTCCTCCTCCCTTCCCTAATTTCCCTACTACTCCCTCAccgaaagaaagaaatggTCATTCATACAATTATGATGATATATACAGGCGttcctcctcctcttcTTCGAAATCAAATCGCTATGTTTCTCGtccatcttcttccttaaGGGAGAGGATCGCCGAAGATGCATCTCATCCCCCAAGAAAAATTACATATGATGACTTTTGTACGACCAATTCTCCTATTTATTTGTCTCAACCCCTTTCAAACGGTTCATTAGAGTCTTTTCCTCAATCCTTAACTGATTCACCAAAGAACAACCAAAGTAGCTTCAGCCGGCGATATGCGAACACGATCCCTATTCTTAATAGAAACGAACTAAACGTTGATATTGATCTTGAACCTAGTGGTCCATTCTTTTATCGTCACAACAATTATATAATATCAGATTCACGCAATACTCGAGAGGTGCTAAGGCGGTATAGTGACTTTTATTG GCTTCACTCTTATCTTGTCGAAAAATACCCTTGGAGAAGAGTTCCTTTGCTAC TTGCCAAGCGAACAGCATCCAGCAGAAATACGTTTTTAGAGTATAGAAGACAAGGTCTATATGACTTTGTAAATGATGTTGCTTATCACCCAATCTTTTCGAACGACGAAGTTGTTCaagtatttttcaaagagcCTAAT GTATATAAAACTTGGAGAAGAGAAAACTATTCCttcataaaagaaagcatcGCTTCCTTTCTTCAGGATCCAATCGACTCTGTACCAGATGTATCAGAATCGTGTAAAGAGCGGCTTCTAAAGGCTGGTACGGCTTGCGGGATAGCAATTAATAATCAGGTGAACATTATTAGAATCTTTGAGAAAGCTATTTACACGATGGACCATCTTCATGATGATGTGAATCGTCTACAAAACTCTTTTAA CTGCTTACTTGACAGTGGGATTTACCAACGGGTTTTTAATTCTGGTTTTGCACAAAGAGAAAGTAGTACTATGACTTTGGTCAGTAGACACGCCTACAATGTCGACACATTACAGCATCAGCAAAGTTTCACATTAAAGAATTCCTTTATTACGAATCTTACTCGGGAAACCAAAATGCTTATATCATTAAGG CAACTGATTGAAAGAATGTCTACACCATTTAATACTgatttaacaaaaattaaGTTTTTAATATCTAATGACGAGAATTTGTTAAGAGAAGCTACGATACACGATTCAACGAATGGAAGAAACTCTGCTACTCTCGGCAGCCCTGAAAACCGAATTGAAAGTAATTTGCACAAG aaaaaacaattatatGCCGATACCCTTCGGCAAAGATTCCAGATTGATCAATACCTCtatgaagaaatagagTATCTACAAAATTACTTAACAATTCTCGGGAATCCTTACATCGATTATTGCAAACAGCGTATCAGGTACGAGGAGGAAGGGCTAAACATATGGCAGTCCTTGAGGCGTGATTTCGAAAATTTATATGCTTAA
- the nde1 gene encoding external mitochondrial NADH dehydrogenase (ubiquinone) Nde1/Nde2 → MTLAKLFSQSLNRRVAGLRSPFVNTSSPSTFALKARFFNTSRPRANASSSAKQTASPSPLPSKRWKITKRVGLGLIAASVFCYGVSIYRFRHPDEKQPFPDPSKKTLVILGAGWGATSILRTIDSSLYNVVVVSPRNYFLFTSLLPSTATGSVHSRSIVQPIRYLLRHKSHFVKFYEAECSDIDKDSKVVEIRRQTSDGQELVEQINYDYLVSSVGAETQTFGIPGIEEHGCFLKEMWDSQKIRTRIMKCLEQAQFKNLDPETRRRYVHFVVVGGGPTGMEFAGEMADFIKDDLKSWYPELANDFSVTLIEALPSVLPMFSSKLREYTKSLFAKTNINIRTNTALKEVTPDNIIVEVKDPEGNKVEEAIPFGLLVWAGGNRPRPLINKVIHSLDEQTNRRGLIVDDYMQVNGMQDVFALGDCTSTAYAPTAQVASQQGAFLGQLFNKLGSLDFEKPRIDRHIAVGEELDSAALISLANEKHASTKVFRPFKYSHQGSLAYVGHEKAIADLNVPFLDKQIHASGYLAFFFWRSAYLSELYSLRNRTNVMLDWIRTSLFGRDISSL, encoded by the coding sequence ATGACTCTTGCAAAACTATTTTCGCAATCTTTGAATAGACGTGTCGCTGGACTCCGTTCCCCCTTTGTCAACACGTCGTCGCCATCTACTTTTGCTCTCAAGGCACGCTTCTTCAACACGTCTCGCCCTAGAGCAAATGCTTCCTCCTCTGCCAAGCAAACTGCTTCCCCTTCTCCTCTTCCAAGCAAACGCTGGAAGATTACAAAGCGAGTCGGTTTGGGTCTGATTGCTGCTAGCGTCTTTTGCTATGGTGTTTCCATCTACAGATTCCGTCATCCCGATGAAAAGCAACCTTTCCCTGACCCTTCCAAAAAAACTCTGGTCATTTTGGGTGCCGGTTGGGGTGCCACCTCCATCCTCCGAACGATCGATAGCTCTCTTTACAATGTCGTCGTCGTCTCCCCCAGAAACTATTTCCTCTTCACCTCTCTTTTGCCTTCTACCGCCACTGGTTCCGTTCATAGCCGTAGCATTGTCCAACCCATTCGCTATCTTCTCCGTCACAAGTCTCACTTCGTCAAGTTCTATGAGGCCGAGTGCAGCGACATCGATAAAGATAGCAAGGTCGTCGAAATCCGTAGACAAACTTCTGATGGTCAGGAGTTGGTCGAGCAAATTAATTACGACTACTTGGTCAGCTCCGTCGGTGCCGAAACCCAAACTTTTGGCATCCCCGGAATCGAAGAGCATGGTTgctttttgaaggaaatgtGGGATTCCCAAAAAATTCGCACCCGTATCATGAAGTGTCTCGAACAGGCTCAGTTCAAGAACCTTGATCCTGAAACCCGTCGCCGTTACGTTCACTTCGTCGTCGTCGGTGGTGGTCCCACCGGTATGGAATTCGCTGGTGAAATGGCTGATTTCATCAAGGATGATCTTAAATCTTGGTACCCTGAACTTGCTAACGATTTCTCTGTAACCCTAATCGAAGCTTTGCCTTCCGTTCTTCCCATGTTCAGCAGCAAGTTACGTGAATATACCAAGTCTCTTTTCGCTAAAACCAACATCAACATCAGAACCAACACTGCCCTCAAGGAAGTCACCCCGGACAACATCATCGTCGAAGTCAAAGACCCCGAAGGCAATAAAGTCGAGGAGGCTATTCCTTTTGGACTCTTGGTTTGGGCTGGTGGTAACCGACCTCGTCCTCTCATCAACAAAGTCATCCATTCTTTGGATGAACAAACCAACCGCCGTGGTTTGATCGTTGATGATTACATGCAAGTCAATGGTATGCAAGACGTCTTTGCCCTTGGTGACTGCACTTCCACTGCTTATGCCCCTACTGCTCAAGTCGCGTCTCAACAAGGTGCTTTCCTTGGTCAATTGTTCAACAAACTTGGTTCCCTTGACTTTGAAAAACCTCGCATCGACAGACATATTGCCGTTGGTGAGGAATTAGATTCCGCCGCTCTCATCTCTCTCGCTAATGAGAAGCACGCTTCTACTAAGGTCTTCCGTCCTTTCAAATATTCTCACCAAGGCTCTCTTGCCTATGTTGGTCATGAAAAAGCAATCGCTGATTTGAATGTTCCTTTCCTCGATAAGCAAATTCATGCCAGTGGTTAccttgctttctttttctggcGCTCCGCCTATCTTTCCGAATTGTATTCCCTTCGTAACCGTACCAACGTTATGTTGGATTGGATCCGTACTTCCCTCTTTGGCCGTGATATTTCTTCCCTTTAA
- the cul4 gene encoding cullin 4, with amino-acid sequence MPTEAKRIVIKGFDPLKSKQRQEKYYNVMIQQLDIALQVIMAGLGLKTGYQELYSGIENLTKANQAYRCFTLLQNHFTSGIQLLTDACLASISHKTDEVNACSIVVRHWKQWMERVETVQNVFYYMDKTFLAKSPEFPTVGDFALSLFRDELLSTKTIQVPFLNDVLKLYEEIHSGKQIDRGCLQEAMLILHRVQYYGLVFMPMYLCFLDQFYQSQSEDRIKTVSMNEYLLYVQQSLDYELLVIKEFDLVRHQKDILETLQNRLIQSHLPMLVNGIRKFVCDRDLDSCKRLYSLLHLTSETSELVQPWSNCLTEIGFELVNDEKDEDVLVPNMLSLHTFLQTVIEKAFSNDEALSYAMRKSFETFINGGSGKRREAPAKSIAKYIDYLLRYGEQVTKGTPLLEIFETLLDIFRYVASKDVFEAFYKRDIAKRLLLNKSASSQNERLLLEMLKKTCGSQFTHALEGMFRDINLSKEFSSSFQQSKLSKNLHRDLYVNVLSQAYWPAYPEGHVRLPEDMQEDIQQFEKFYLAKQTSKQIRWLPSLGHCLVKARFPLGNKELSISLFQACVLLKFNGCAPGEGLTYRDLQKATELSEADLTRTLQSLSCVRVRPLVMVPKGKVPKPETKFYVNEKFTDKLYRIKINQIYLKDERQESEEVQEQVVQDRQFELQAAVVRIMKQNERLSHDQLVEKTIEISKDRGVPEISDIKSTIEKLLNKEYLERQDGNEYVYVP; translated from the coding sequence atgCCTACGGAAGCCAAAAGGATTGTTATCAAAGGGTTTGACCCTCTGAAATCCAAACAGCgacaagaaaaatattataaTGTTATGATCCAGCAACTAGACATTGCTCTGCAGGTCATTATGGCAGGCTTGGGTTTGAAGACTGGCTATCAAGAACTATATTCAGGCATTGAAAACTTAACCAAGGCCAATCAGGCTTACCGCTGCTTTACTTTATTGCAAAATCACTTTACATCCGGTATTCAGTTACTAACAGATGCTTGCCTGGCCTCCATTTCCCACAAGACAGACGAAGTCAATGCTTGCTCCATCGTAGTCCGGCATTGGAAGCAATGGATGGAGCGGGTAGAAACTGTCCAAAACGTCTTTTATTACATGGACAAGACGTTTCTTGCAAAATCCCCAGAGTTTCCTACAGTAGGAGATTTCGCCCTTTCTCTATTTCGTGATGAGCTTTTGAGTACGAAGACCATTCAAGTTCCGTTTTTGAATGACGTTTTGAAGCTTTATGAAGAGATTCATTcaggaaaacaaattgatCGTGGTTGCCTACAAGAAGCGATGTTAATCCTTCATCGTGTCCAATACTATGGACTCGTATTTATGCCGATGtacctttgttttttggaCCAATTTTACCAATCTCAATCCGAGGATCGCATAAAGACGGTTTCGATGAATGAATACTTGCTGTATGTTCAGCAAAGCCTAGATTACGAATTGTTGGTcataaaagaatttgattTAGTTCGACATCAAAAGGATATTCTTGAAACGTTACAAAATCGGCTGATCCAAAGCCATTTACCTATGTTAGTGAATGGCATTCGAAAATTTGTTTGCGATCGCGATTTAGATTCGTGCAAACGTTTATACTCTCTCCTCCATCTGACTTCAGAAACATCGGAATTAGTCCAACCGTGGTCTAATTGCCTCACAGAGATCGGGTTTGAGCTTGTGAATGAcgaaaaagatgaagatgtGTTAGTACCGAATATGCTGTCATTGCATACTTTCTTGCAAACGGTGATAGAGAAGGCTTTTTCCAACGATGAAGCGTTATCGTATGCAATGCGGAAATCGTTTGAAACATTTATCAATGGTGGATCGGGAAAACGCAGAGAAGCACCGGCAAAGTCTATAGCCAAGTATATTGATTATTTACTTCGGTATGGGGAGCAGGTAACGAAGGGCACGCCTTTACTGGAAATTTTCGAAACGCTATTAGATATATTTCGATATGTTGCAAGCAAAGATGTATTTGAAGCGTTTTACAAGCGGGACATTGCGAAGCGGCTATTGCTTAACAAATCGGCGAGTTCGCAAAACGAGCGGCTGCTGTTGGAGATGCTAAAAAAGACGTGCGGAAGTCAGTTTACGCATGCATTGGAAGGGATGTTTAGGGATATAAATTTGTCGAAAGAGTTTTCGAGTTCATTCCAACAATCCAAGTTGTCAAAAAATCTTCACCGAGATTTGTATGTGAACGTGTTGTCGCAGGCGTATTGGCCGGCGTATCCGGAAGGGCATGTACGGTTGCCGGAGGACATGCAAGAAGATATACAGCAATTTGAGAAATTCTATCTGGCAAAGCAAACGAGCAAACAGATTCGATGGCTGCCATCGCTGGGACATTGTTTGGTGAAAGCGCGATTTCCTCTGGGCAACAAGGAGCTTAGCATATCGTTGTTTCAAGCGTGTGTTTTGTTGAAGTTTAATGGATGCGCACCTGGGGAAGGACTTACGTATCGGGATTTGCAGAAAGCGACGGAATTGTCAGAGGCGGATTTGACGAGAACGTTGCAATCGTTGAGTTGCGTTCGTGTACGGCCGCTGGTGATGGTTCCGAAGGGAAAAGTACCGAAGCCGGAGACGAAGTTTTATGTGAATGAGAAATTTACAGACAAGTTGTACCGAATCAAGATCAATCAGATTTACCTGAAGGATGAACGGCAGGAAAGTGAAGAAGTACAAGAGCAAGTGGTGCAAGACAGACAGTTTGAGCTACAAGCCGCGGTGGTGCGGATTatgaaacaaaacgaaCGACTAAGTCATGACCAGCTTGTAGAAAAGACAATAGAGATTTCCAAGGATCGGGGTGTTCCAGAGATATCGGATATCAAGTCGACGattgaaaaattgcttAACAAGGAATACCTAGAACGACAAGATGGCAACGAGTATGTGTATGTACCATAA
- the sod22 gene encoding plasma membrane sodium ion/proton antiporter Sod22 gives MAWSQLEISKPHLAYAILGGFTSLFMLCSLIIKEKLYIGEATIATICGLIFGPHAAKIFVPTSWGNSDYITLELARILLIVQVFAAGVELPRAYMLRHWRSMLIMLLPVMVFGWLVTCGFMFALIPRLSFLEALTISACVTATDPVLASSIVGRGKFARRVPGHLRNMLLAESGCNDGMAIPFLYLGLYLIIDKPARHAGRDWVLLIILYECVFGCFLGAVIGVIARKAIKFSERRGLMDRESFLVFYFVLAVFCSGVGTIIGVDDLLVSFCAGAAFSWDKWFSKKTEESHVSNVIDLLLNLSFFVYIGAIMPWEQFHMPNLDLSVWRLVVLAICVLIGRRIPAVLAFKKLIPDIINWREALFAGHFGPIGVGAIYTCLLARAELEHDETIPTSDLPHEGDPNYYIVTVMWPVVCFLVLSSIIVHGSSIAFFMLGKRINTIALTLTKTRDSHFAFNLPRVNQGQSLPLKRGNSVRSGAAPSMVSSIRRRHPVNIQEDEESIDASSSISAPVPAHVRPQHVESHPEDQGEHDEEPVPATKDYGREHRLSNEEDREEEINPGNQSYMIGNDLVQEDSEGNIISRSRSGADGVERSLDDENENTKEEVASNGNKSQSKFRQFFKNLHDAFERNYHVPDSDERDIGQEEASIENIVPRRERRRSDAYSRENSVERQRREEVLGNMGDSEDEAEERPGIDPREVRDEPNNLPNDNGSDHFTERLNPHPASARSHHEQSPDRSESTVNNEEKGDEDEEESQQNKPNIRFLDLPTPRPSGRRKSYTSYRRSSIGSGYQRG, from the exons ATGGCATGGAGTCAGCTGGAAATCAGCAAACCGCATTTAGCATATGCTATTTTAGGAGGGTTCACCTCTCTTTTCATGCTTTGCTCGTTgattataaaagaaaagttgtATATAGGTGAAGCTA CAATCGCAACTATTTGCGGGTTAATTTTCGGTCCCCATGCTGCAAAAATTTTTGTACCCACGAGCTGGGGAAACTCAGATTATATTACTTTAGAACTTGCGCGTATCTTATTAATTGTTCAAGTGTTCGCTGCAGGGGTTGAACTTCCTAGGGCTTATATGCTGAGGCATTGGCGTAGCATGTTGATCATGCTGCTTCCTGTTATGGTATTTGGCTGGTTGGTCACCTGTGGATTTATGTTTGCTTTAATTCCCCGTCTCAGTTTTCTCGAAGCCCTCACTATATCTGCATGCGTTACTGCAACAGATCCTGTTTTAGCATCGTCTATTGTCGGCAGAGGCAAATTCGCTCGCCGCGTTCCCGGTCATTTACGAAATATGCTGTTGGCTGAATCTGGTTGTAATGATGGCATGGCTATTCCTTTCCTTTACCTCGGTCTCTACCTTATAATTGATAAGCCAGCTAGACATGCTGGACGCGATTGGGTATTACTTATTATTCTCTACGAGTGCGTTTTCGGTTGCTTCCTTGGAGCCGTAATTGGCGTAATAGCTCGCAAGGCTATTAAATTTTCAGAACGCAGAGGTTTGATGGATCGTGAAAGTTTTCTTGtattttactttgttttggCTGTGTTCTGCAGTGGTGTCGGTACAATTATTGGCGTTGATGATCTCCTCGTTTCTTTCTGTGCTGGTgctgctttttcttgggaCAAatggttttcaaaaaagactGAAGAGTCTCATGTATCCAACGTTATTGACTTGCTTCTCAatctttcattctttgtttatattgGCGCTATTATGCCTTGGGAGCAATTTCACATGCCTAATTTGGATCTTAGTGTTTGGCGTCTTGTAGTTTTGGCCATCTGCGTGTTAATAGGCAGGAGGATTCCCGCCGTTCTTgcctttaaaaaattgataCCTGACATTATTAACTGGAGAGAAGCTTTGTTTGCCGGACACTTTGGCCCTATCGGAGTTGGTGCTATATATACTTGTCTTTTGGCTAGGGCCGAGCTTGAGCATGATGAAACTATACCTACCTCTGATCTTCCGCATGAGGGTGATCCTAACTATTATATTGTTACTGTAATGTGGCCTGTTGTTTGCTTCTTGGTCCTAAGCTCAATTATCGTTCATGGTAGTAGTATTGCTTTCTTTATGCTTGGCAAGCGCATAAACACTATTGCTCTTACTTTAACCAAAACCAGAGATTCACACTTCGCCTTTAATCTTCCTAGAGTTAATCAAGGTCAAAGCTTGCCCTTAAAGCGAGGAAACAGCGTACGTTCTGGTGCCGCTCCTTCTATGGTTTCTTCCATTAGGCGTCGACATCCTGTTAATATtcaagaagatgaagagtCAATTGACGCATCATCCTCCATTTCTGCTCCAGTTCCTGCACATGTTCGGCCTCAGCATGTTGAATCTCATCCCGAAGACCAAGGTGAGCATGATGAAGAACCTGTTCCTGCGACCAAAGATTATGGTAGAGAGCATCGCCTTTCTAATGAAGAGGATAGAGAGGAAGAGATAAATCCAGGGAACCAAAGCTACATGATTGGAAATGATCTTGTGCAGGAGGATTCTGAAGGTAATATTATATCACGTTCACGGTCAGGTGCTGATGGCGTTGAAAGATCACTcgatgatgaaaatgaaaatacgAAAGAAGAGGTCGCGTCTAATGGCAATAAGTCACAGTCTAAATTTCGtcaattttttaagaatCTTCACGACGCCTTTGAGCGTAATTATCACGTACCAGATAGCGACGAAAGAGATATTGGACAAGAAGAAGCTAGTATTGAGAATATTGTTCCcagaagagaaagaaggaGGTCTGATGCTTATTCACGTGAGAACAGTGTTGAGAGACAACGTCGTGAAGAAGTGTTAGGAAACATGGGAGACAGTGAAGATGAAGCGGAGGAACGTCCTGGTATAGATCCTAGAGAAGTTCGAGATGAACCAAATAATTTACCCAATGATAATGGATCCGATCACTTTACTGAGAGACTTAACCCTCATCCAGCGTCCGCTCGTTCGCATCATGAACAATCTCCAGACAGATCTGAAAGTACTGTTaataatgaagaaaaaggagatgaagatgaagaagaatcccagcaaaataaaccaaatattcgatttttggatttacCTACTCCGCGACCAAGCGGTCGCAGAAAATCATATACATCTTATCGTCGCAGTTCAATTGGAAGTGGATACCAAAGAGGTTAG
- the dpe1 gene encoding dipeptidyl peptidase, with protein MPCEEKSEIPFPATQPSNLKKQWIPKYVKISLCLLSASLLFALYKGPEFYIPSSLWTSEQKAHFVLNHFPLIDGHNDFPTFIRENYDNKLADRDLHHATGHTDIQRLRSGHVGGQFWSGFVECPSLAPDSFLAWNRSGEHEAVQQTLQQLDIIKRMIDKYPQDFSLTTKSNQVKYNFLRKRISGMIGIEGLHQIAGSPSILRRYYEMGVRYATLAHNCDNVFADAAVGGKQVNGGLSEAGRALVREMNRLGMMADLSHVTPEVMHQALDISLAPAFFSHSSAKAIHNHPRNVPDDVLSRVKDTDGVVMVNFYPNFISPTPRNTTLETVVEHIQHIAKVTGSYRHIGLGADYDGIELVPKGLEDVSKYPALFTRLADLGLSINDLINIAGGNVLRVWKATEQASHEIHEPLLEWEDELGK; from the exons ATGCCTTGTGAAGAAAAGTCTGAAATCCCTTTTCCAGCTACTCAGCCTTCAAATCTAAAGAAGCAATGGATCCCTAAATATGTAAAAATAAGCTTATGCCTTTTGTCTGCATCCCTCTTATTTGCTCTTTACAAAGGACCGGAATTTTATATTCCTTCTTCTCTCTGGACTTCAGAGCAAAAAGCTCATTTTGTCCTAAATCACTTCCCTTTAATTGATGGTCATAATGACTTTCCTACTTTTATTCGTGAAAATTACGATAATAAGTTGGCTGACAGAGACCTTCACCATGCTACTGGCCATACGGATATCCAGCGCCTTAGAAGCGGCCACGTAGGTGGTCAATTTTGGTCTGGGTTTGTTGAATGCCCTTCACTGGCTCCAGATAGCTTTCTTGCGTGGAACAGATCTGGCGAACATGAAGCTGTACAACAAACCTTGCAGCAACTTGATATAATTAAGCGTATGATTGACAAATACCCTCAAGACTTTTCCTTGACTACCAAGAGCAATCAAGTAAAATATAACTTTTTACGGAAACGCATTTCAGGAATGATTGGTATTGAGGGTCTGCACCAAATTGCTGGCAGCCCATCTATTTTACGACGTTACTATGAAATGGGAGTGCGATATGCTACGCTCGCCCACAACTGTGATAACGTTTTTGCTGATGCTGCTGTTGGCGGTAAGCAAGTCAATGGTGGATTGTCAGAAGCGGGACGAGCTTTGGTTCGTGAAATGAATCGTCTTGGCATGATGGCAGATTTGTCCCATGTAACGCCTGAAGTCATGCATCAAGCTTTAGATATTTCTTTAGCACcagcttttttttctcatagCTCTGCCAAAGCTATTCACAACC ATCCAAGGAATGTTCCGGATGATGTCCTTTCACGGGTCAAAGACACTGACGGCGTTGTGATGGTAAACTTCTATCCTAACTTTATTAGTCCGACTCCCAGAAATACCACTTTGGAGACCGTAGTTGAGCATATCCAACATATTGCTAAGGTGACAGGCTCTTATCGTCATATAGGGCTCGGTGCCGATTATGATGGCATAGAATTGGTCCCAAAAGGCCTCGAAGACGTCTCCAAGTACcctgctttgtttaccagATTAGCCGATTTAGGACTTTCTATAAATGATCTTATAAACATTGCAGGCGGTAATGTTTTGCGCGTGTGGAAAGCCACTGAACAAGCATCCCATGAAATACATGAACCACTTCTTGAATGGGAAGATGAACTTGGCAAATAA
- the rpt5 gene encoding 19S proteasome base subcomplex ATPase subunit Rpt5 produces the protein MSTLEELDALNRSQQADSSHDDSMDGIEQEILNANSDELSSRTRLLENDIKVMKSEYQRLTHEKSTMVEKTKENQEKVANNKMLPYLVGNVVEILDMPSEEEEVQESANQNLETRVGKSAVIKTSTRQTIFLPLIGLVEPEELHPGDLIGVNKDSYLIIDKLPSEYDSRVKAMEVDERPTERYSDIGGLSKQIEELFEAIVLPMQQFDKFQNLGIKPPKGCLMYGPPGTGKTLLARACAAQSNATFLKLAAPQLVQMFIGDGAKLVRDAFALAKEKSPAIIFIDELDAIGTKRFDSEKAGDREVQRTMLELLNQLDGFSSDDRVKVVAATNRVDTLDPALLRSGRLDRKLEFPLPNEEARVGILRIHSRKMAIADDINWEELARSTDEYNGAMLKSVCVEAGMIALRQGDTKITHEHFMDGILEVQMRKSKTLQYFA, from the exons ATGTCAACACTTGAGGAATTAGACGCGTTGAATCGCTCACAGCAAGCAGATTCCAGCCATGATGATTCCATGGATGGAATTGAGCAAGAAATTCTAAACGCCAATTCTGATGAACTTAGCAGTCGGACAAGACTCTTAGAAAATGACATTAAA GTTATGAAATCTGAGTATCAAAGATTAACACACGAAAAAAGCACGATGGTcgaaaaaaccaaagaaaaccaagaaaaagtcGCGAATAACAAGATGCTTCCGTATTTGGTTGGTAACGTAGTAGAAATTTTGGACATGCCAtccgaagaagaagaggtaCAAGAATCAGCAAATCAAAACTTAGAGACCCGCGTTGGCAAGTCTGCTGTCATCAAAACATCAACACGTCAAACGATCTTCCTTCCCTTGATCGGTCTTGTTGAGCCCGAAGAACTTCATCCTGGTGACTTGATAGGTGTAAATAAGGATTCCTACTTAATTATTGACAAGTTGCCCTCGGAATATGATAGTCGTGTGAAAGCTATGGAAGTTGACGAAAGACCTACTGAACGTTACTCCGATATTGGTGGTTTATCAAAACAGATTGAAGAGTTGTTTGAAGCAATTGTTTTGCCTATGCAACAATTCGACaagtttcaaaatttgGGTATTAAGCCTCCCAAGGGATGTTTGATGTACGGTCCTCCAGGTACAGGTAAAACCTTACTTGCCCGTGCTTGTGCTGCTCAGTCCAATGCAACCTTCTTAAAATTGGCTGCTCCACAGCTCGTCCAAATGTTTATTGGTGATGGTGCAAAGTTAGTTCGTGATGCGTTCGCTTTggctaaagaaaaaagtcCAGCTATTATATTTATTGATGAATTAGATGCCATTGGTACGAAGCGTTTCGACTCCGAAAAAGCAGGTGATCGTGAAGTTCAAAGAACCATGTTGGAGCTTTTGAATCAACTCGATGGTTTCAGTAGCGATGACCGTGTCAAAGTGGTTGCTGCAACCAACCGTGTTGATACCTTAGATCCTGCTTTGTTACGATCGGGTCGTTTAGATCGTAAGCTCGAATTCCCACTTCCAAACGAAGAAGCCCGTGTTGGCATTTTGCGTATCCATTCTCGTAAAATGGCAATTGCTGACGATATTAATTGGGAAGAATTGGCTAGAAGCACTGATGAATACAACGGTGCTATGTTAAAGAGTGTCTGTGTAGAAGCCGGTATGATTGCTCTTCGACAAGGAGATACCAAAATCACTCATGAACATTTTATGGACGGCATTTTGGAAGTGCAAATGCGTAAGTCAAAGACTTTACAATACTTTGCATAA